In Gossypium arboreum isolate Shixiya-1 chromosome 6, ASM2569848v2, whole genome shotgun sequence, the following are encoded in one genomic region:
- the LOC108486656 gene encoding ATP-dependent 6-phosphofructokinase 3, which yields MDSVLAPSSTSSFPFLNNNSNNRIEHKSLPSSLCFFNLRKFSTVSFGYNRRSCRLRLSSSRRSKIKCSTSPTMSSSASPEIPQPKIVNGPGGYVLEDVPHLSDYIPDLPVYSNPLQDNPAYSVVKQYFVHVDDTVPQKIVVHKNSPRGVHFRRAGPRQKIFFDSDDVHACIVTCGGLCPGLNTVIREIVCGLFHMYGVRKVSGIDGGYRGFYAKNTVHLDPKVVNDIHKRGGTILGTSRGGHDTSKIVDSIQDRGINQVYIIGGDGTQRGASVIFEEIRRRGLKVSVAGIPKTIDNDIPVIDRSFGFDTAVEEAQRAINAAHVEAESFENGIGLVKLMGRYSGFIAMYATLASRDVDCCLIPESPFYLEGPGGLFEYIERRLKENGHMVLVIAEGAGQELLSESLQSMTQKDASGNKLLQDVALWISQRIKDHFSKERKMTINLKYIDPTYMIRAIPSNASDNVYCTLLAQSAVHGAMAGYTGFTSGLVNGRQTYIPFYRITETQNKVVITDRMWARLLSSTNQPSFLCPKEILEDQGHEESSNELLDNGKCSPN from the exons ATGGATTCCGTTCTCGCCCCTTCCTCCACGTCGTCTTTCCCTTTTCTGAACAACAATAGCAACAATAGGATTGAGCATAAATCGCTGCCATCCAGTTTGTGTTTCTTTAATTTGAGAAAGTTCAGTACGGTTAGTTTCGGTTATAATCGCCGTTCTTGTCGTTTAAGGTTGAGTAGTTCCCGTCGTTCGAAGATCAAGTGTTCGACATCTCCGACGATGTCTTCCTCCGCTTCGCCTGAGATCCCACAGCCTAAGATCGTCAACGGTCCAGGTGGTTATGTTCTTGAAGATGTCCCTCACTTATCGGATTACATCCCTGATCTTCCT GTTTATTCGAATCCGTTGCAAGACAATCCTGCATACTCAGTTGTTAA GCAATATTTTGTCCATGTAGATGACACCGTTCCTCAAAAG ATTGTTGTTCACAAGAATAGTCCAAGAGGAGTACATTTCCGACGGGCTGGACCACGTCAAAAG ATATTTTTCGACTCTGATGACGTTCATGCCTGTATTGTAACGTGTGGTGGTCTTTGCCCTGGACTCAACACCGTGATTAGAGAGATAGTATGCGGCTTGTTCCACATGTATGGTGTGAGGAAAGTTTCGGGGATAGAT GGAGGATACCGGGGCTTTTATGCTAAAAATACTGTGCATTTAGATCCCAAGGTTGTCAATGATATCCATAAACGTGGTGGAACTATCCTTGGCACATCACGAGGTGGCCATGATACCTCTAAGATTGTTGACAGCATTCAGGATCGTGGAATTAATCAG GTTTACATTATTGGTGGAGATGGAACTCAGAGAGGTGCATCTGTTATATTTGAG GAAATTAGAAGGCGTGGTCTCAAAGTTTCAGTTGCTGGAATCCCTAAAACCATTGACAATGATATCCCG GTTATTGACAGGTCCTTTGGCTTTGACACTGCTGTTGAGGAGGCTCAACGTGCCATTAATGCTGCTCATGTTGAGGCTGAAAGTTTTGAGAATGGCATTGGTCTTGTGAAGTTGATGGGTCGCTACAGTG GTTTTATTGCAATGTATGCTACTCTTGCAAGCCGAGATGTGGATTGTTGCTTGATACCAGAGTCTCCCTTTTATCTTGAAGGACCTGGAGGACTTTTTGAATACATTGAGAGGCGACTTAAAGAAAATGGGCATATGGTTCTTGTGATAGCAGAGGGTGCAGGACAGGAGCTGCTTTCTGAGAGCTTGCAATCAATGACACAGAAAGATGCTTCAGGAAACAAGCTTCTCCAGGATGTTGCGCTATGGATATCACAGAGGATCAAG gaccacttctcaaaagaaaggAAGATGACAATAAACCTCAAATATATAG ATCCTACTTATATGATCCGTGCTATTCCAAGCAATGCATCCGACAATGTTTACTGCACACTTCTTGCTCAAAGTGCTGTGCATGGAGCAATGGCTGGGTACACTGGCTTCACAAGCGGTCTTGTGAATGGAAGGCAGACATACATACCATTCTAT CGGATTACTGAGACACAGAACAAGGTAGTAATAACGGATAGGATGTGGGCAAGGCTCCTGTCTTCGACGAATCAACCAAGCTTTTTGTGCCCCAAAGAGATCCTTGAAGACCAGGGCCATGAAGAATCCTCAAACGAATTGTTGGATAATGGAAAGTGTAGCCCTAATTGA
- the LOC128293831 gene encoding secreted RxLR effector protein 161-like, with protein sequence MTDLGLITYFFGMEVNQEEQGIFISQQAFALKVLSKFCMSKCKPASTPVALGEKLLSTSEHNRIDERGYRSLVDCLLYLIATRPDILYAVGLPSRFMHCCNVAHFKAAKRVLRYVKGTLNFGVKFGRSKELKLVSYSDSDWAGLVDDMKSTSGYFFSLGSSVFSWSSKKQQTVVQSTAEAEYIAIAIALTKPFGLESYWMT encoded by the coding sequence ATGACTGATCTTGGTTTGATAACATACTTCTTTGGTATGGAGGTAAATCAGGAAGAACAAGGGATTTTTATAAGCCAGCAAGCCTTTGCACTaaaagttttaagtaaattctgCATGTCAAAGTGCAAACCTGCTAGCACACCAGTTGCACTAGGAGAAAAGCTGTTAAGCACAAGTGAGCACAATAGAATTGATGAAAGGGGGTACAGAAGTTTGGTTGATTGCTTGCTCTACCTAATAGCAACAAGGCCAGACATCCTATATGCTGTTGGCTTACCCTCAAGGTTCATGCACTGCTGCAATGTTGCACATTTTAAAGCAGCAAAGAGGGTCCTAAGATATGTCAAAGGGACTTTGAATTTTGGTGTGAAGTTTGGAAGGTCAAAGGAGCTGAAACTTGTTAGTTATTCAGATAGTGACTGGGCTGGTTTAGTTGATGACATGAAGAGCACATCAGGCTACTTCTTTAGTCTAGGTTCAAGTGTTTTCAGTTGGAGTTCAAAGAAGCAACAAACAGTAGTTCAATCCACTGCAGAGGCTGAGTATATTGCAATTGCTATCGCATTAACCAAGCCATTTGGCTTAGAAAGTTATTGGATGACTTAA